From a region of the Pedosphaera parvula Ellin514 genome:
- a CDS encoding efflux RND transporter periplasmic adaptor subunit: protein MNSRKSEIHVQPSDRISAATTVLKALSLVAIIGLFGCHKEEEKKAAAPPAPRVDGGKIIIPSGAPQNNYISVQEANARKATISHLSGRLVWNDETTVRIFSPVAGRVESVVAHLGQTVSSGDTLAKMASPDFGQAQADLRKASGDLQLAERALSRVRDLNNHGAAPTKDVESAEADHTRALSEKDRCQARMTLYGGTDKAIDQMYPLVSPLPGVVVEKNINPGQEVRPDQMLANAPQLFAPLFVVSDPGKLWVVLDVTELDVACLKPGAPLRITSRAFPDKTFDGRIIGIGNSLDPTTRTVKVQAEVENPDKLLRAEMYVTVDAVSAVEVAENQDSGADISSKAVFLKDNQHYVFVEAAPGQYERKVVQVGSESDGKVLIIQGIHVGEKVVTEGCLLLQSLIESSDTKS, encoded by the coding sequence ATGAATTCGAGAAAGAGTGAAATACATGTCCAACCTTCCGATCGCATTTCAGCCGCGACAACCGTGTTAAAGGCGCTCAGCCTTGTGGCCATCATCGGATTGTTCGGCTGCCACAAGGAAGAAGAGAAAAAAGCGGCCGCGCCCCCGGCGCCGAGGGTAGATGGAGGCAAAATAATCATCCCCTCCGGCGCTCCGCAGAACAATTACATTTCCGTCCAGGAGGCCAACGCCAGAAAAGCGACGATCAGTCATCTTTCGGGCCGGCTCGTATGGAACGATGAAACGACGGTTCGCATTTTCTCTCCCGTCGCCGGACGTGTGGAAAGTGTAGTCGCCCATCTTGGACAAACAGTTTCATCCGGCGACACCCTGGCCAAGATGGCCTCGCCCGACTTCGGGCAGGCTCAGGCGGACCTGAGGAAAGCCTCAGGCGATTTGCAACTTGCTGAGCGCGCTTTAAGCCGGGTTCGTGACTTAAATAATCATGGGGCAGCTCCCACCAAGGATGTGGAATCGGCGGAAGCGGACCATACCCGCGCCCTGTCGGAAAAAGATCGTTGCCAGGCCAGGATGACGTTGTACGGCGGCACGGACAAAGCCATCGATCAAATGTATCCGCTGGTGAGTCCGCTTCCCGGGGTAGTCGTCGAAAAAAACATCAATCCCGGACAGGAAGTGAGGCCGGACCAGATGCTTGCCAATGCGCCGCAGCTTTTTGCTCCGCTGTTCGTGGTGAGCGATCCCGGCAAGCTTTGGGTGGTATTGGACGTGACAGAACTGGATGTGGCGTGTCTGAAACCTGGTGCGCCACTGAGGATCACCAGCCGTGCGTTTCCGGACAAGACTTTTGACGGTCGCATCATCGGCATCGGCAATTCGCTGGACCCAACCACGCGCACCGTTAAGGTCCAGGCGGAAGTGGAAAATCCTGACAAACTTCTCCGGGCAGAAATGTACGTCACTGTTGATGCCGTGTCCGCGGTCGAGGTCGCTGAGAATCAGGATTCGGGAGCGGACATTTCCTCCAAGGCCGTTTTCTTGAAAGACAACCAGCACTACGTTTTCGTGGAAGCTGCTCCCGGACAATACGAGCGGAAGGTCGTCCAGGTGGGCTCGGAAAGCGATGGCAAGGTTCTCATCATACAAGGCATTCACGTGGGGGAAAAAGTGGTCACTGAAGGTTGCCTGCTCCTCCAATCCTTAATCGAATCGTCAGATACCAAGTCATGA
- a CDS encoding efflux RND transporter permease subunit, whose protein sequence is MIGKLTSYALRHRAIVFALLVIFTLAGISAFRRLPVEAYPDVTNVQVQIITLFPGHAAEEVERLVTIPVENEMNGIPKRASMRSISLFGLSVVTIVFQDDASGDYVRNQAFQHLSAVTLPSGALASLSPDATPVGEIYRYTLHCKDGSMPPVELKALEDWVVERKLRTVAGVVDVVGFGGPTKQYQVLIDPTKLKSYNISLKQVFDALSNGNKNAGGSYIEHGPEMYVVRGLGFVRDTQDIAAIAVDTRNGVPIRIKDVGSVTIGEQLRLGRVGKGMPKEDQDDVVQGIVLLRKGENALEVLQRIRAKADEINEHDLPAGVQLIPHYDRTDLINRTLHTVRKNMMEGIGLVLLVLILFLGLGNFRSALVVALVVPLSLLGAFLLLDLRGIPANLISMGAIDFGIIVDSAVVVIENLLRLLEEKKGKVRSLPDTIVEAVSQMGRPILFSKAILLTAFIPLYTLQRVEGKIFKPMALTLTFALIAGTILALTVVPMLASLAVKNKIAEHESWVVRGLLRIYRPILDWALGARYWVIGGAVACLVLAGLTLPFIGSEFLPKLDEGSLWVRGFMPETIAPTDASKLVQKVRTILASFPEVKTVVSQLGRPDDGTDVNGFDIVECAVDLKPRSEWTTAKTREDLAEAMNRKLSEIPGMQFQFSQMIEDNVNEAISGIKSELSVKIFGENPDQLQALANKIADVIRKVPGATDVGTDELLGQPQVQISIDRGAIARAGLSISDVQSVVETSLGGTVATQILEGERAFDLVVKLAPKAVSDLNAIRHIPVFGSNGERLTLGALTSVDVRPGFARIFREENARRIAVKLSVRGRDLGSLVAEAQKKVSEAVLMPKGYRMEWTGSFENQQRAVKRLEIIVPITLVAIFFLLFTAFDSSKLAILILLNVPFAAVGGILALPLAGLSLSVSALVGFIALFGVSVQNGVLLVERIRELRWEGRPMMDAVREGAISRVRPVVMTAAMAALGLLPAALSHAVGAETSRPFAVVIIGGLITATLLTLLLLPILYPLFETEKVKEGA, encoded by the coding sequence ATGATCGGCAAGCTCACCTCCTATGCCCTGCGTCACAGGGCCATTGTTTTCGCTTTGTTGGTGATTTTCACTCTCGCAGGCATCTCGGCGTTCCGACGATTGCCGGTGGAGGCCTACCCTGATGTCACGAACGTACAGGTACAAATCATCACGCTATTTCCCGGCCATGCAGCCGAAGAAGTGGAACGGCTGGTAACGATACCGGTCGAGAACGAAATGAACGGCATACCGAAGCGTGCCTCCATGCGTTCCATTTCACTCTTCGGACTTTCGGTGGTGACCATTGTTTTCCAAGATGATGCCAGCGGTGATTATGTTCGGAACCAGGCTTTTCAACACCTCTCAGCGGTGACCCTGCCATCGGGAGCGCTGGCAAGTCTTTCTCCCGACGCCACCCCGGTCGGTGAGATTTATCGCTACACACTGCATTGCAAGGACGGGAGCATGCCGCCGGTCGAACTAAAGGCGCTGGAGGATTGGGTGGTGGAGCGAAAGCTCAGGACCGTGGCGGGCGTTGTGGATGTGGTCGGCTTTGGTGGCCCGACCAAACAATATCAGGTGTTGATCGACCCGACGAAACTCAAGTCCTATAATATTTCCTTAAAGCAGGTTTTCGATGCGCTTTCCAACGGCAATAAGAACGCCGGCGGTTCCTATATCGAACATGGTCCGGAGATGTACGTTGTTCGCGGTCTGGGTTTCGTGCGGGACACGCAGGATATCGCCGCCATCGCCGTGGACACACGCAATGGCGTTCCGATCAGGATCAAGGACGTAGGCAGCGTGACCATTGGCGAGCAACTGCGGCTCGGGCGCGTGGGCAAGGGGATGCCAAAGGAAGATCAGGATGATGTGGTCCAGGGAATCGTGCTGCTTCGCAAAGGCGAAAATGCTCTCGAGGTGCTGCAACGAATTCGGGCGAAGGCGGATGAAATTAATGAACATGACCTGCCGGCCGGCGTTCAGCTTATTCCCCATTATGATCGTACCGACCTGATCAACCGCACCCTCCACACGGTGCGGAAAAACATGATGGAAGGCATCGGCCTCGTGCTGCTGGTGCTCATTCTTTTCCTCGGGCTGGGCAATTTCCGCTCGGCCCTGGTGGTGGCCCTGGTGGTGCCACTGTCGTTGCTGGGAGCTTTTCTGCTGCTGGATCTGCGCGGAATTCCCGCCAACCTTATTTCGATGGGGGCAATTGATTTTGGTATCATCGTGGATTCCGCGGTGGTGGTTATTGAAAATCTGCTCCGGCTGCTAGAGGAGAAAAAAGGAAAGGTTCGTTCGCTGCCTGACACCATTGTGGAAGCAGTTTCCCAGATGGGACGGCCCATCCTCTTCTCCAAGGCGATTCTGTTAACCGCGTTCATACCACTTTACACCTTGCAACGCGTTGAGGGAAAAATTTTCAAGCCGATGGCGCTGACTCTCACTTTCGCCTTGATCGCGGGAACCATTCTGGCTCTCACCGTCGTTCCCATGTTGGCCAGCTTGGCGGTGAAAAATAAAATCGCCGAGCACGAATCCTGGGTGGTGCGCGGTCTGCTCCGGATCTATCGTCCGATTCTCGACTGGGCGTTGGGAGCACGTTATTGGGTGATCGGTGGAGCGGTGGCCTGCCTCGTTTTGGCTGGACTTACCCTGCCATTCATTGGCTCGGAATTTCTTCCCAAGCTCGATGAAGGCTCTCTCTGGGTTCGCGGCTTCATGCCGGAAACCATTGCCCCAACCGATGCCTCGAAACTGGTGCAGAAGGTGCGAACCATTCTGGCGTCTTTTCCGGAAGTTAAAACCGTCGTCAGCCAGTTGGGACGCCCGGATGACGGCACTGACGTCAACGGCTTTGATATCGTGGAATGCGCGGTGGATCTGAAACCGCGATCGGAGTGGACAACGGCCAAAACCAGGGAAGACCTTGCCGAAGCGATGAACCGGAAGCTTTCGGAGATTCCCGGGATGCAATTCCAATTCAGCCAGATGATTGAAGATAATGTTAATGAGGCAATTTCGGGAATTAAGAGCGAATTGAGCGTCAAAATATTTGGTGAAAACCCGGATCAACTCCAAGCTCTTGCCAATAAGATTGCTGACGTCATCCGCAAGGTTCCGGGAGCAACGGATGTAGGCACGGATGAATTGCTTGGCCAGCCACAGGTTCAGATCAGCATCGATCGTGGAGCCATTGCTCGCGCCGGACTTTCCATCTCAGACGTTCAATCCGTCGTCGAGACATCCCTGGGCGGCACTGTGGCCACTCAAATTCTGGAAGGCGAACGGGCTTTCGATCTGGTTGTGAAACTGGCACCGAAGGCGGTTTCGGATTTAAATGCCATCCGGCACATCCCCGTGTTTGGTTCCAATGGTGAACGGTTGACTCTGGGTGCGCTCACCTCGGTGGATGTGCGCCCCGGTTTTGCCCGCATCTTCCGCGAGGAAAATGCGCGCCGGATAGCCGTGAAACTGTCGGTGCGTGGCCGTGATCTTGGTTCCCTGGTTGCCGAAGCGCAGAAAAAGGTTTCGGAAGCCGTCCTCATGCCCAAAGGATACCGGATGGAGTGGACGGGTTCGTTTGAAAATCAGCAACGCGCTGTGAAGCGGCTTGAAATCATCGTGCCGATCACCCTCGTCGCTATTTTCTTTCTGCTCTTCACTGCCTTCGATTCCAGCAAACTGGCGATCTTGATTCTATTGAATGTTCCATTTGCGGCAGTGGGGGGAATTCTGGCTTTGCCGCTGGCCGGGCTTTCGCTTTCGGTGTCTGCGCTCGTTGGATTCATTGCCCTGTTTGGGGTCTCGGTTCAGAACGGAGTTCTGCTCGTGGAACGGATTCGGGAGCTTCGTTGGGAAGGCAGGCCCATGATGGATGCCGTCCGGGAAGGCGCTATTTCACGCGTGCGACCGGTGGTAATGACGGCTGCAATGGCCGCGCTGGGCCTATTACCGGCGGCACTGTCTCATGCCGTGGGGGCCGAAACATCCCGTCCGTTTGCAGTGGTCATTATCGGCGGCCTGATTACGGCAACTCTGCTCACACTGCTGCTTTTACCCATTCTTTATCCGCTTTTTGAAACCGAGAAAGTCAAAGAAGGGGCTTGA
- a CDS encoding glycosyltransferase family 4 protein, with protein sequence MKLLFVHERFGAMAGAEVNAFLTASELKSRGHTVGIIHGAGTGKNEAGWRETFSACFPLQNGDSARIVGGALKEFQPDAVYVHKMADLGVIEALVKSRYPLVRMVHDHDIYCMRSYKYNPLNRNICTRPTSPFCIFPCGAAVSRNRDGGLPVKWVSYLDKRKEIRLNRRFHRMVVATHYMKEELVRNRFDQRLIEIHAPVPKTIESGLRASFSDRNLILYSGQLIRGKGVDVLLEALAELKMPFQCIILGEGSHRPFCEDLSRRLGLSDRVQFKGFVPQDELKSFYVDASLTVMSSVWPEPFGAAGLEGMRYGLPVVAFDAGGIKEWLLDGYNGYLVPWMDRPQFTARVKQLLQDKDLARHQGERGRMMVRDKFNFAQYIQNLETMFAKVVSETQSRPAHET encoded by the coding sequence ATGAAACTCTTATTTGTCCATGAACGATTCGGCGCAATGGCAGGGGCCGAGGTGAATGCGTTCCTCACGGCTTCGGAGTTAAAGAGCCGAGGGCATACGGTGGGTATTATTCATGGCGCAGGGACGGGGAAGAACGAGGCCGGTTGGCGGGAAACTTTTTCGGCCTGTTTTCCACTCCAGAACGGAGACAGCGCCAGGATCGTCGGGGGAGCCCTGAAGGAGTTTCAGCCGGATGCGGTTTACGTGCATAAGATGGCGGACCTGGGGGTGATTGAGGCCCTGGTGAAATCGAGGTATCCACTGGTGAGAATGGTGCATGATCATGATATTTACTGCATGCGGAGTTATAAGTACAACCCGCTTAATCGCAACATCTGCACGCGCCCGACGTCGCCTTTTTGTATTTTTCCTTGCGGTGCAGCGGTGTCGCGAAACCGTGATGGTGGTCTGCCGGTCAAGTGGGTGAGCTACCTGGATAAGCGCAAGGAGATCCGACTGAACCGGAGGTTCCATCGGATGGTGGTGGCGACGCATTACATGAAAGAGGAGCTGGTGCGAAACCGTTTTGACCAGCGATTGATTGAAATCCATGCGCCGGTGCCAAAGACGATTGAGAGCGGGTTGCGGGCATCGTTTAGTGATCGCAATTTGATACTGTATTCGGGACAACTCATTCGCGGGAAAGGGGTGGATGTGTTGCTGGAGGCTTTGGCGGAATTAAAGATGCCTTTTCAATGCATTATCCTCGGTGAAGGGAGCCACCGGCCGTTTTGTGAAGACTTAAGCCGTCGTCTTGGATTGAGCGATCGGGTGCAATTCAAAGGTTTTGTGCCGCAAGATGAACTGAAGAGTTTTTATGTCGATGCGAGTCTGACGGTGATGAGCTCAGTGTGGCCGGAACCGTTCGGCGCGGCGGGGCTTGAAGGGATGAGATATGGATTGCCAGTGGTGGCATTCGATGCGGGTGGGATCAAGGAATGGCTGTTGGATGGTTACAATGGTTATTTGGTGCCGTGGATGGATCGGCCGCAATTCACCGCACGGGTTAAACAGCTTTTGCAGGACAAGGATTTGGCACGGCACCAGGGCGAACGTGGCCGCATGATGGTGCGCGATAAATTTAATTTTGCCCAATATATACAGAATTTGGAAACGATGTTTGCAAAGGTGGTTTCAGAAACACAATCGAGACCAGCACATGAAACCTAA
- a CDS encoding uridine kinase family protein, with translation MKPKHVSPLLVAIVGGSGAGKSWLADQLQKLLGDKAGRISQDDFYRDRSHLPPGRRALVNFDHPRAIDWAALEAALKDCLAGKPTWLPQYDFATHSRLPKCILFKPKPVIILDGLWLLRRPSLRRLFQVRIFIDCPTKLRLHRRLGRDLLIRGRDQSSVQNQFWKMVEPMNALYVAPQSKWAHILLDTPFSKSEVRRLAGELLAQVKS, from the coding sequence ATGAAACCTAAACACGTCTCCCCCCTGCTGGTTGCCATTGTCGGGGGCAGCGGCGCTGGCAAAAGCTGGCTGGCTGACCAATTACAAAAGCTGCTTGGAGACAAAGCAGGCAGAATCAGCCAGGATGACTTTTATCGTGACCGGTCCCATTTGCCACCGGGACGACGCGCATTGGTTAATTTCGATCACCCGCGTGCAATTGATTGGGCAGCTCTGGAAGCAGCGTTGAAGGATTGTCTGGCAGGAAAACCAACCTGGCTGCCTCAATACGATTTCGCAACGCATTCGCGGCTGCCAAAATGTATTCTGTTTAAACCCAAGCCGGTCATAATCCTGGACGGCCTGTGGTTGCTGCGGCGCCCCTCGTTGCGACGGTTATTTCAGGTCAGGATTTTCATTGATTGCCCGACGAAGCTTCGTTTGCACCGGCGCTTGGGTCGGGATTTGCTAATACGTGGGCGCGATCAATCGTCGGTTCAGAATCAGTTTTGGAAGATGGTGGAACCGATGAATGCGCTATACGTAGCACCGCAGTCGAAATGGGCCCACATTCTGCTGGATACGCCTTTCAGCAAGTCTGAGGTGCGTCGTTTAGCTGGCGAGTTGCTGGCGCAAGTAAAAAGCTAA
- a CDS encoding STAS domain-containing protein — protein MKMQIQGETLRITDIKELGAANSNDFRDKARAALTEAQRNIDIDLSQTMFLDSCGLGTLVSLHKTTCSRKGMMRLLNPTPGVQQILELTRMHRLFEIVKN, from the coding sequence ATGAAGATGCAAATCCAGGGCGAGACATTACGGATCACGGATATCAAAGAACTAGGCGCAGCCAATTCCAACGATTTTCGTGATAAGGCGCGTGCCGCCTTGACCGAAGCTCAACGCAATATTGATATAGACCTTTCCCAGACCATGTTCCTGGATAGTTGCGGTCTGGGCACCCTGGTTTCTCTTCATAAAACAACCTGCAGCCGCAAAGGCATGATGCGCCTGCTCAATCCGACTCCTGGAGTTCAACAAATACTCGAACTTACGCGCATGCATCGCCTTTTCGAGATCGTGAAGAACTAA
- a CDS encoding SpoIIE family protein phosphatase, giving the protein MSVVSPATSRPVTLRITLACNLAEVWPAVQNVRSFLSEQGWDDNSLIAFDLALVEGCNNAVKYADDRGRDQAIIIEAISEAMQVEFRIHDNTAGFEWPKKAVLPDPESESGRGIYLITSLMDYVGYFRGVGENILVMRKERALQEPSFATSNLETLDQFTKKIAENERMIAEMVEELSSCYESLSAIFRYSTEQGKTGNLREFARQLLTDLLQIASAEWFILRLVPKGESRLAVFAASEPLLELEPLLIPATGNPPYSMEVDAAMTCQRVWFNSTNPVPADGLLHKYKPGSAGLVQPILFGGQLMGTLTLGRTLAPVSWPNQSRLIFTAGQTNVVSTFADFLAIQVANARFQEEQFHRRLVTHELEIANNIQRSLLPTTLPQLPSFTLAAFCRSAHEVGGDFYDVLRVSDHSVLLVIADVMGKGIPAAMFAAILRTLLRAVPEYNNQPGALLTRVNRLLYPELSAVDMFITAQLAFVDAHERKMITASAGHCPLVVATTKGVTTFSPEGMPLGILPDTIFQDETVELSEKCRVLLYTDGLTEALSAKGEYFGQQPLLDWLEGSTKNLSTADQLKEELARELEKYQANTTSNDDQTFIIMAG; this is encoded by the coding sequence ATGTCCGTGGTTTCCCCTGCCACATCCCGGCCTGTCACCCTGAGAATTACGCTGGCCTGCAACCTGGCCGAGGTTTGGCCAGCGGTACAGAATGTTCGTTCCTTCCTCAGTGAACAAGGTTGGGATGACAATTCCTTGATCGCCTTTGACCTCGCTCTTGTGGAAGGTTGCAACAACGCAGTCAAATACGCAGATGACCGCGGGCGTGATCAGGCGATAATTATTGAAGCAATCTCCGAGGCGATGCAGGTCGAATTCCGGATTCACGATAATACCGCCGGTTTCGAGTGGCCTAAAAAGGCCGTGTTGCCTGATCCCGAAAGCGAAAGTGGGCGAGGGATTTATTTAATAACTTCACTCATGGATTACGTCGGATACTTCCGCGGCGTGGGTGAAAACATTCTCGTAATGAGGAAAGAACGAGCCCTCCAGGAACCCTCCTTCGCAACATCAAATCTGGAGACACTCGATCAGTTTACCAAAAAGATCGCGGAGAACGAACGGATGATTGCTGAAATGGTGGAGGAACTAAGCTCCTGCTACGAGAGTCTTTCGGCGATTTTTCGCTATAGCACAGAACAGGGCAAGACGGGCAACTTACGAGAATTCGCCCGCCAACTCCTGACTGATCTGCTGCAGATTGCGTCGGCAGAGTGGTTTATTCTGCGCCTGGTTCCCAAAGGAGAATCACGTCTTGCAGTATTTGCGGCTTCTGAACCGCTGCTTGAATTGGAACCACTTTTAATCCCTGCAACCGGGAATCCCCCCTATTCCATGGAGGTGGATGCCGCCATGACGTGTCAGAGAGTATGGTTCAACTCAACGAATCCCGTGCCAGCGGATGGCCTGCTCCATAAATATAAGCCCGGCTCTGCTGGCCTGGTGCAGCCAATTCTGTTTGGGGGACAACTCATGGGTACGCTCACATTGGGCAGGACGCTTGCGCCAGTTTCCTGGCCTAATCAAAGCAGATTAATATTCACTGCAGGGCAGACAAATGTGGTGAGCACGTTTGCAGATTTTCTGGCTATTCAGGTTGCCAATGCCCGCTTTCAAGAGGAGCAGTTCCACCGCCGGCTTGTTACTCACGAATTGGAGATTGCCAATAACATCCAAAGATCGCTTCTACCGACGACCTTACCGCAACTGCCAAGTTTTACTCTCGCGGCCTTCTGCCGGAGCGCGCATGAAGTTGGCGGTGATTTTTACGATGTTTTGAGGGTAAGCGATCATTCGGTGTTGCTGGTCATTGCTGACGTCATGGGCAAGGGAATACCCGCAGCGATGTTTGCCGCCATCCTGCGTACGTTATTACGGGCAGTCCCTGAGTATAACAACCAGCCCGGAGCGCTGCTCACGCGTGTGAACCGCCTGCTCTACCCTGAGCTTTCAGCAGTGGATATGTTCATCACAGCGCAACTCGCCTTCGTTGATGCGCACGAGAGAAAAATGATAACAGCGAGCGCGGGTCATTGTCCTTTAGTTGTGGCCACGACGAAGGGAGTAACGACTTTTTCTCCGGAAGGAATGCCACTGGGGATTTTACCGGACACAATTTTTCAGGATGAGACCGTGGAACTGAGCGAGAAATGCCGCGTATTGCTTTACACAGACGGTTTGACCGAAGCTTTGAGTGCAAAAGGCGAATACTTCGGTCAACAACCTTTGCTGGACTGGTTGGAAGGGAGCACGAAAAACTTAAGTACAGCCGATCAGCTCAAGGAGGAATTGGCCCGGGAGTTGGAAAAATACCAGGCAAATACAACCTCGAACGATGATCAAACTTTCATAATCATGGCGGGATAG